The Lysinibacillus pakistanensis genome includes a window with the following:
- a CDS encoding ABC transporter ATP-binding protein: MGNNAILLNSIEKRFHQKQVIAPLSLEIPKGQLIGLLGPSGCGKTTLIKLIMGMIKPDNGSIQVLNFNVPNKQLLMDIGYMAQSDALYLDLTGKENLHFFAKLFRLSKKERAERVAYAADLVRLTDDLNNKVMNYSGGMKRRLSLAIALLQNPQLLILDEPTVGIDPVLKKEIWQELIRLKDEEQKTILVTTHAMDEAEQCDLLAMLRNGQIIAYGTPHELKDRYQAQDFDEVFIKAGGDVR, encoded by the coding sequence ATGGGAAATAATGCGATATTATTAAATTCCATTGAAAAAAGATTTCATCAAAAACAAGTGATTGCACCCCTTTCCTTAGAAATTCCAAAGGGCCAGCTTATCGGATTACTTGGTCCCTCAGGCTGTGGGAAAACAACGTTAATCAAATTGATTATGGGCATGATAAAACCTGATAACGGTAGTATTCAAGTATTGAACTTTAATGTTCCGAATAAGCAGTTGCTGATGGATATCGGCTATATGGCTCAATCTGATGCACTTTATTTGGATTTAACAGGGAAAGAAAATCTTCATTTTTTTGCAAAGCTTTTTCGATTATCCAAAAAAGAACGTGCTGAACGAGTAGCCTATGCGGCGGATCTCGTTCGTTTGACAGATGATTTAAATAATAAGGTCATGAATTACTCTGGGGGCATGAAAAGAAGATTATCTCTTGCCATTGCCCTACTTCAAAATCCACAGCTTTTAATTCTTGATGAACCAACAGTCGGCATTGACCCTGTCTTAAAAAAGGAAATATGGCAGGAGCTTATTCGATTAAAAGACGAGGAACAGAAAACAATTCTTGTCACAACACATGCCATGGACGAGGCGGAACAATGTGATCTATTAGCGATGCTAAGAAATGGACAGATTATTGCTTATGGTACTCCGCATGAATTGAAAGACCGTTATCAAGCACAGGATTTTGATGAGGTATTTATAAAGGCTGGAGGTGACGTGCGATGA
- a CDS encoding TetR/AcrR family transcriptional regulator — MSIHEKMNFETKQAIKKTLIQQIEEVGFERVTVKNLALAANINRGTFYLHYTDKFEVMEDLQQELLNELEGYVKNVQPVEAFHTVKKGQLYQPFVEIFQCIKRHARVFRVFLGEQGSPIFINKMKKVFSNQLLNSLSLIQEETLDPEFRQYLQAFLSSAILGVIQEWLDSGNEDVGVEEMAIIHFRLIRFFGNLATLQVNIKDL; from the coding sequence ATGTCTATACATGAAAAGATGAATTTTGAAACAAAGCAGGCAATCAAAAAGACTTTAATCCAACAAATCGAGGAAGTAGGCTTTGAACGAGTAACCGTAAAAAATCTAGCTTTAGCTGCAAACATCAATAGAGGCACTTTTTATTTACATTATACGGATAAGTTTGAAGTAATGGAGGATTTACAGCAGGAGCTATTAAATGAATTAGAGGGCTATGTTAAAAATGTTCAGCCTGTAGAAGCTTTCCACACCGTAAAAAAAGGACAGCTTTATCAACCATTTGTTGAGATATTTCAATGCATTAAAAGGCATGCAAGGGTTTTTCGCGTTTTTTTAGGGGAACAGGGGAGTCCAATTTTTATTAATAAAATGAAGAAGGTTTTTAGTAATCAACTTTTAAATAGCCTATCTCTTATTCAAGAGGAAACGTTAGATCCAGAATTTCGACAATATTTACAGGCTTTTTTAAGTTCTGCGATATTAGGAGTAATTCAGGAGTGGCTCGATAGTGGCAATGAGGATGTTGGCGTAGAGGAAATGGCCATCATCCATTTTCGCTTAATACGCTTTTTCGGGAACTTAGCTACATTACAAGTTAACATAAAAGATTTATAA
- a CDS encoding TetR/AcrR family transcriptional regulator yields the protein MPRKSELNQELRDARKEQILKAALIVFARRGMVATKISDIAKEAGLSHGLVYHYFNSKEEIFSLLVKKAANSSLEIIQQANEFKGTPLEKLRWMTEQILNSFVDSEHTLLFLVMIQASTSDAIPAEVKELLTDQSLSPVMCTLPIITAGQEKGEIISANPVTLAVTYYAFIQGLAINKIQWPECPIPDANLLLKIFINEKGSSYHNE from the coding sequence ATGCCAAGGAAATCAGAGCTGAATCAAGAATTAAGAGATGCGCGAAAAGAACAAATATTAAAAGCTGCCTTGATTGTTTTTGCAAGGAGGGGTATGGTCGCAACAAAAATAAGTGATATTGCTAAAGAGGCTGGATTAAGTCATGGTCTTGTCTATCATTATTTTAATTCGAAAGAAGAGATTTTTTCATTGCTTGTAAAAAAAGCAGCGAATAGTTCCTTAGAGATTATTCAACAGGCAAATGAATTTAAGGGTACACCACTGGAGAAATTAAGATGGATGACTGAGCAGATATTAAATAGCTTTGTAGATTCAGAGCATACATTGCTTTTTTTAGTCATGATACAGGCAAGTACCTCGGATGCTATTCCAGCTGAAGTCAAAGAGCTGCTAACAGATCAATCGTTATCACCAGTTATGTGTACATTGCCTATTATTACAGCAGGGCAAGAAAAGGGAGAAATTATTTCGGCAAATCCAGTAACTTTAGCTGTTACCTATTACGCCTTTATACAAGGCTTAGCTATTAATAAAATTCAATGGCCTGAATGCCCCATCCCTGACGCCAATTTATTGTTGAAAATTTTTATAAATGAAAAAGGAAGTAGTTATCATAATGAGTAG
- a CDS encoding CPBP family intramembrane glutamic endopeptidase, translating into MSSQKNISLLLSPFIIIGIGFLTAIFFSRFIDGWAWIPLAVVYWSSMGICIVLFKGDRPIKSWLRKSNTSKLWITISLIVGMFPLSILLMNYQLFDSALLLILWLIFAFINPWFEELYWRGVLLDGLKKDWSKWFSVVYSTLFFVLSHPFMWGVFSIASKSYHLYIYLSLAGIVWAITYFKTKSLRWVIFSHFIVDIGNLTVLTFLNIYLPPTM; encoded by the coding sequence ATGAGTAGCCAAAAGAATATATCACTCTTACTATCACCATTCATAATTATTGGCATAGGATTTTTAACCGCAATTTTTTTTAGTCGGTTCATAGATGGCTGGGCTTGGATTCCCTTGGCAGTAGTTTATTGGAGTTCTATGGGTATCTGTATTGTCCTATTTAAAGGAGATAGACCAATTAAAAGCTGGCTGAGGAAGTCGAATACATCAAAATTATGGATTACTATTTCTTTAATAGTGGGGATGTTTCCGTTAAGTATTCTACTAATGAACTACCAATTATTTGATTCCGCTTTATTACTAATACTATGGTTAATATTTGCTTTTATTAATCCTTGGTTTGAGGAACTTTATTGGCGCGGAGTATTACTAGATGGGCTAAAAAAAGATTGGTCAAAATGGTTTAGTGTAGTATATTCCACGTTATTTTTTGTGTTAAGCCATCCATTCATGTGGGGTGTATTTTCAATTGCAAGTAAATCCTATCATCTATATATTTATCTAAGCCTAGCTGGTATTGTTTGGGCTATTACATATTTTAAAACAAAGAGCTTAAGGTGGGTTATTTTTTCACATTTTATAGTAGATATTGGTAATTTAACCGTGCTAACATTTCTCAATATTTATTTACCGCCAACCATGTAA
- a CDS encoding ABC transporter permease subunit, with amino-acid sequence MNFPLLKHEMLATVKLFCIILAVLMLYIISIVYMYNPEMSNTLKQLTATMPEMMAAFGMGSIGDTLIEFLSTYLYGFLLLILPLVFIIMLANKLIMGYIDNGSMAYLIATPNRRLKIVFTQASFLIASIFILLAVTTLVAIIFSEFLFPSELDIPAFLTLNLGLFFLHFAISGYCFLVSCSSKDLKTSYAYSTGLPIIFYLIEALSNMGGSLEKLQYFTIYSLFAPEKLMAQDSSSIWMLGTLFLIGLLCYTLAVRIFVKRDLYL; translated from the coding sequence ATGAACTTTCCTTTGCTAAAACATGAGATGCTAGCCACTGTTAAATTATTTTGTATTATACTCGCAGTATTAATGCTCTATATTATCAGTATTGTTTATATGTATAATCCAGAAATGAGCAACACCCTAAAACAGCTTACGGCTACTATGCCAGAAATGATGGCCGCATTTGGGATGGGTTCTATTGGTGATACATTAATTGAATTTTTATCCACCTATCTCTATGGATTTTTATTATTAATTCTCCCATTAGTGTTCATTATCATGTTAGCGAATAAACTTATAATGGGCTATATAGATAATGGTTCAATGGCCTATCTCATTGCAACGCCGAATAGACGCTTAAAAATTGTATTTACACAAGCATCTTTCTTAATTGCTAGCATCTTTATACTGCTCGCTGTGACAACTTTAGTTGCCATAATCTTTTCAGAGTTCCTATTTCCTAGCGAATTAGACATCCCTGCTTTTCTTACATTAAATCTAGGTCTATTTTTCTTACACTTTGCCATCAGTGGCTACTGTTTTCTTGTTTCCTGTAGCAGTAAGGATTTAAAAACCTCCTATGCTTATAGTACGGGCTTACCAATTATTTTTTATTTAATAGAGGCGCTAAGCAATATGGGAGGCTCGTTAGAAAAACTTCAGTACTTTACAATCTATTCATTATTTGCTCCAGAAAAATTAATGGCTCAGGATAGCTCGTCTATCTGGATGCTTGGAACATTATTTTTAATTGGGCTACTATGCTATACACTAGCTGTTCGCATTTTTGTGAAACGTGATTTGTACTTATAA
- a CDS encoding ABC transporter ATP-binding protein, whose translation MTLIEINQLTKKFGDFYSIQNVNLQIAQGEVFGFLGPNGAGKSTTIRHLMGFLQPTKGICTIKGLDCRKATAEIQKFVGYLPGEIAFIDKMTGQQFIQFIAKMRGLHDLTRAHELMQYFELNATGLIKKMSKGMKQKVGLVCAFMHSPEIVILDEPTSGLDPLMQTKFIELIIGEKEKGTTIFMSSHMIEEIEKTCDRVAIINAGKIVAIEAIADLKKRKSKKFLIEFQSEQELSRFLEEPFKTEQISPTQVIIKVQGNVQTLLSTLAHYQMMDLDVISQSLEDIFMHYYDVGGQES comes from the coding sequence ATGACATTAATTGAGATTAATCAGTTAACTAAAAAGTTTGGGGATTTTTATAGCATTCAAAATGTGAACTTACAGATTGCACAGGGTGAGGTATTTGGATTTTTAGGTCCAAATGGTGCTGGTAAATCTACAACAATTAGACATTTAATGGGCTTTTTACAGCCAACTAAAGGCATTTGTACAATAAAAGGGTTAGATTGCCGAAAAGCTACAGCTGAAATACAAAAATTTGTAGGGTATTTACCAGGTGAAATAGCATTTATTGATAAAATGACAGGACAGCAATTTATTCAATTTATTGCCAAAATGCGAGGATTACATGATCTAACAAGAGCCCATGAGCTGATGCAATACTTTGAATTAAATGCTACAGGTCTAATAAAGAAAATGTCGAAGGGCATGAAGCAAAAAGTTGGTTTAGTCTGTGCTTTTATGCATAGCCCTGAAATAGTCATTTTAGATGAGCCGACAAGTGGATTAGATCCTCTTATGCAAACAAAATTTATTGAATTGATAATAGGAGAAAAGGAAAAAGGAACGACTATCTTCATGTCCTCTCATATGATTGAGGAAATTGAGAAGACCTGTGACCGAGTAGCCATTATTAATGCTGGTAAGATTGTCGCCATAGAAGCCATTGCTGATCTAAAAAAACGCAAATCAAAAAAATTCTTAATTGAATTTCAAAGTGAGCAGGAGCTTTCCCGCTTCCTAGAGGAACCATTTAAGACTGAGCAAATCAGTCCAACACAGGTGATTATCAAGGTTCAGGGGAATGTCCAAACATTACTTTCAACATTAGCACACTATCAAATGATGGATCTCGATGTTATTTCACAATCACTCGAAGATATTTTTATGCATTACTACGATGTAGGGGGACAGGAATCATGA
- a CDS encoding TetR/AcrR family transcriptional regulator, with product MFQAFQNLDDEKRYKIINAALREFSIHNYETASTNKIVKDAKISKGILFHYFGSKKNLYLYLYDYVTTIFTDAINNSLDLEEPDIFKRYKQIMMMKLALIQQYHTLFDFLKKTYAETSLEVRNELDQYNSKLQDSSYTRVFAGIDYNLFHENIDRTKALDTIKWVTNGISDRYEKQLKSNLDNSEAFHQLLEQCMEEATHYFEFLKQLLYRNTKG from the coding sequence TTGTTTCAAGCATTTCAAAATTTAGATGATGAAAAACGTTATAAAATTATAAATGCTGCACTACGAGAATTCTCAATTCATAACTACGAAACCGCTTCAACTAATAAAATAGTGAAGGATGCAAAAATATCAAAAGGAATTTTATTTCACTATTTTGGTAGTAAAAAAAATTTATATCTTTACTTATATGACTATGTAACAACAATTTTCACTGATGCCATTAATAACAGCTTAGATTTGGAAGAACCAGATATATTTAAACGCTATAAACAAATCATGATGATGAAATTGGCATTAATTCAGCAATACCATACACTTTTTGATTTCTTAAAAAAGACATATGCTGAAACAAGCTTAGAAGTAAGAAATGAACTTGATCAATATAATAGTAAGCTGCAAGATTCTTCCTATACTCGTGTGTTCGCTGGAATTGATTATAATTTATTCCATGAAAATATAGATAGGACTAAGGCATTAGATACAATTAAATGGGTTACGAATGGAATCAGTGATCGATATGAAAAGCAATTAAAAAGCAACTTGGATAACAGTGAAGCCTTTCATCAACTACTAGAGCAATGCATGGAAGAGGCAACTCATTATTTTGAATTTTTAAAACAATTATTATACCGAAACACAAAGGGGTGA
- a CDS encoding class I SAM-dependent methyltransferase, with the protein MQFIRFFTEFIKHPKNIGAVSPSSKKLAKKIVEAICFKKAQCIVELGPGTGSFTKELMKRKAHTTKLILIENNTVFYNKLRQQYEHEPNVIIIYGSAENLGLYMKNLNIETIDYIVSGLPFTSLNPVVASRILQNVKECLEEGEFITFQYSLVKKSFIHQFFDTITHEKVWINLPPAYVLNCRQGTKRVS; encoded by the coding sequence ATGCAATTTATAAGGTTTTTTACTGAATTTATAAAACATCCAAAAAATATCGGTGCTGTTTCACCTAGTTCTAAAAAATTAGCTAAAAAAATAGTTGAAGCTATTTGCTTTAAAAAGGCACAATGTATTGTTGAGCTTGGTCCTGGCACAGGCTCCTTTACGAAAGAATTAATGAAAAGAAAAGCGCATACTACTAAGCTAATACTCATTGAAAATAATACCGTTTTTTATAATAAGCTACGTCAACAATATGAGCATGAGCCAAATGTTATCATAATCTACGGCTCTGCTGAGAATTTAGGGTTGTATATGAAGAATTTAAATATCGAAACAATCGACTATATTGTATCGGGTTTGCCTTTTACATCCTTAAATCCAGTCGTTGCTTCACGAATATTACAAAATGTGAAAGAGTGTTTAGAGGAAGGGGAATTTATTACATTCCAATATTCACTAGTTAAGAAATCATTTATCCATCAATTTTTTGATACTATTACGCATGAAAAAGTGTGGATTAATCTTCCACCAGCCTATGTACTAAACTGTAGACAGGGAACGAAGAGGGTTAGTTAG
- a CDS encoding DedA family protein translates to MGLNELLSFIEQYGYWALFFSLWLGIVGMPLPDEMIVMSGGFLGSMEKMSVLKAFILTYLGVVSGLSLGYFLGKGFGHKIVDKLLKKKKAKYLVKSKELIDKYGHFALVISYFIPIVRHIIPYLVGMNKMPFLKYAMYSYTTGFIWTLLYFTLGLFFGKHIEYISDLATRYGIYFGIFVAIVGCLYYWYIRKFKR, encoded by the coding sequence ATGGGATTGAATGAGTTATTATCCTTTATAGAGCAATACGGTTATTGGGCATTGTTTTTCAGTCTCTGGCTAGGCATAGTGGGGATGCCGCTTCCAGATGAGATGATTGTAATGAGTGGTGGATTTTTAGGTTCCATGGAAAAAATGTCGGTCTTGAAAGCCTTTATCCTAACGTATCTAGGTGTAGTATCTGGATTGTCTTTAGGGTATTTCCTAGGGAAAGGATTTGGCCATAAAATAGTAGATAAATTGCTGAAAAAGAAAAAGGCTAAGTATTTAGTAAAGTCCAAGGAGCTAATAGATAAATACGGACATTTTGCTTTAGTTATCAGCTATTTTATACCAATAGTTAGACATATTATTCCTTACTTAGTTGGCATGAATAAGATGCCCTTTCTAAAATATGCGATGTATTCCTACACAACAGGTTTTATTTGGACATTGCTGTATTTTACACTTGGGTTATTCTTTGGCAAGCATATTGAGTATATATCTGATCTAGCAACACGTTATGGTATTTATTTTGGGATATTTGTTGCTATAGTAGGTTGTTTGTATTATTGGTATATACGAAAATTTAAAAGATAG
- a CDS encoding response regulator transcription factor, giving the protein MTKETILIVDDEKEIRNLIAIYLKNEGYHVLEAGDGEQGLTLLRKHKVHLIVLDIMMPKIDGIEMCMKVREIEEMPIIMLSAKSQDMDKIVGLTLGADDYVTKPFNPLELMARIKSQLRRYIKMNRHDTMNENEIEIGDMRINTATHEVIVNNEKVKLTPREFSILELLARNQGMVMSAEQIYEKVWKEEAIQSENTVMVHIRKIRERVETNPRNPQYIKTVWGVGYKIEKDQ; this is encoded by the coding sequence ATGACGAAAGAAACAATACTGATTGTAGATGATGAGAAGGAAATTAGAAATCTTATCGCTATTTATTTAAAAAATGAAGGCTACCATGTACTAGAGGCTGGTGATGGAGAACAAGGCTTAACTTTGTTAAGAAAGCATAAGGTACATCTCATAGTTTTAGATATTATGATGCCGAAGATAGATGGAATTGAGATGTGTATGAAAGTTAGAGAAATAGAAGAAATGCCCATTATCATGCTATCAGCGAAGTCACAGGATATGGATAAAATCGTTGGGTTAACGTTAGGGGCAGATGATTATGTAACAAAGCCCTTCAACCCCTTAGAGCTTATGGCACGCATTAAATCCCAGCTTCGCAGATACATAAAAATGAATCGACACGATACAATGAACGAAAATGAGATAGAGATTGGAGATATGCGCATAAATACTGCTACTCATGAGGTGATTGTCAATAATGAAAAAGTAAAGCTTACCCCAAGGGAGTTTTCCATTCTTGAATTACTTGCGAGAAATCAAGGTATGGTGATGAGCGCTGAGCAAATTTATGAAAAGGTTTGGAAGGAAGAGGCAATCCAATCTGAAAATACAGTAATGGTACATATCCGAAAAATACGAGAAAGGGTTGAGACCAATCCTAGAAATCCTCAATATATTAAAACTGTATGGGGAGTAGGTTATAAAATTGAAAAGGATCAGTAA
- a CDS encoding sensor histidine kinase, with the protein MLIIKAITKVRQSLRIQLLTTFIFCAFLGLIVARASLPLFGNMNERTTIDYNPGMQQIHYQVQHVVDRAINDNSIEALRQLIEDENVMLEMKQSALKVLVTDESGKVLYKTKQAEEEQINLHNKIGRVMEFAIIQPLNAQTIEQSRQEYITFYPITIEDKNLYLFVSGIPQGVLYTSTTEGGPIPYFIAIAVFTLSFFYLTKRKMKQIEALAKGVMEIAKGNLGYRVKKKGIDEIALLTENVNHMAEAIMTNIEMERRIEQQKNELITNVSHDLRTPLTSIMGYLRLLREGRYETKEQYDEYLKIAFSKSEQLKNLIDDLFEYTKLTNENIVMGKQEVCINELLDQLIEELIPQAEENNRSFAKHFSEERIFASIDTEKMVRVFDNLLMNAIKYCSGSGQILVSLAQKEGHVIIAIANESDEFTSEELVNLFERFYKKDQSRTNVAEGSGLGLAIAKSIVELHDGNIHAKYSDKMLHFIITLPAKAAE; encoded by the coding sequence ATGCTCATTATAAAAGCCATCACAAAGGTGCGTCAAAGCCTTAGAATTCAGTTATTAACCACCTTTATTTTCTGTGCCTTTCTAGGGCTAATTGTTGCAAGAGCTTCACTTCCTCTCTTTGGAAATATGAATGAGAGAACTACTATTGACTATAACCCAGGCATGCAGCAAATTCATTATCAGGTACAGCATGTAGTAGACAGAGCCATCAACGACAATAGTATTGAAGCCTTAAGACAATTGATTGAGGATGAAAATGTCATGCTTGAAATGAAGCAGAGTGCATTAAAAGTATTAGTGACAGATGAGAGCGGAAAGGTGCTGTATAAGACAAAGCAAGCTGAGGAGGAACAAATTAATTTACATAATAAGATAGGGCGTGTAATGGAATTTGCTATTATTCAGCCACTCAATGCACAGACGATTGAGCAATCACGACAAGAATATATTACCTTTTACCCAATAACGATTGAGGATAAAAATTTATATTTATTTGTTAGTGGTATTCCACAAGGGGTATTGTATACAAGTACAACGGAGGGGGGGCCGATTCCTTACTTTATTGCGATTGCTGTTTTTACTTTATCTTTCTTTTATTTAACAAAACGAAAAATGAAACAAATTGAGGCACTGGCAAAGGGGGTTATGGAAATCGCTAAAGGAAACCTTGGCTATCGAGTAAAGAAAAAAGGTATCGATGAAATCGCATTATTAACAGAGAACGTCAATCATATGGCTGAAGCAATCATGACCAATATCGAAATGGAACGAAGGATTGAACAACAAAAAAATGAATTAATTACAAATGTATCACACGACTTACGGACACCGCTAACCTCGATAATGGGCTACTTACGATTGTTAAGAGAGGGGAGATATGAAACAAAGGAGCAATATGATGAATATCTAAAAATCGCATTTTCAAAATCCGAGCAGTTGAAAAATTTGATTGATGATTTATTTGAATATACGAAGCTAACGAATGAAAATATCGTTATGGGGAAACAAGAGGTTTGCATCAATGAGCTACTCGATCAATTAATAGAGGAGCTGATTCCACAAGCAGAGGAAAACAATCGGTCATTCGCCAAACATTTTTCGGAGGAACGGATCTTTGCTTCTATTGATACGGAAAAAATGGTCAGAGTTTTTGATAATTTACTTATGAATGCCATTAAATATTGCTCAGGTAGCGGTCAAATTTTGGTTTCCCTTGCGCAAAAAGAAGGGCATGTAATAATTGCTATCGCGAATGAGAGTGATGAATTTACATCAGAAGAGCTGGTAAATTTATTTGAGCGATTTTATAAAAAAGACCAATCAAGAACAAATGTCGCAGAAGGCTCAGGACTTGGCCTTGCCATTGCTAAAAGTATTGTCGAACTACATGATGGCAACATTCATGCAAAGTATTCAGATAAGATGTTACATTTTATCATCACATTGCCTGCTAAAGCTGCTGAATAG
- a CDS encoding LysR family transcriptional regulator, protein MNMNDLSIFRTVVQTGSFSKAAEALNYTQSNISMKIQNLETMYQTIFFYRGHRGIRLTPKGEQFYEMVLKMLHLYEKSFEILQNPHEQRGLLRIGSMETTAALHLPGLLTSFHKAHEQVDITILTNPTQQNIERLENYELDGAFVTGPIYKENILAKEFVCEELVVVSSSKYRQIESLRDLEKSTLITFRNGCSYRAILEHWLHEDGVRPQNRMEFGTLDGIIGCVAAGLGVTLLPRAIAQKYMKTQSLSLHILTTKQAQVPTWFIYRNDEVQSPVLKDFLEAIDAYDYPSM, encoded by the coding sequence ATGAATATGAATGATCTCTCTATTTTTCGGACAGTCGTGCAAACTGGTAGCTTTTCGAAAGCTGCTGAAGCACTTAATTACACACAATCCAATATCTCTATGAAAATACAAAATCTTGAGACCATGTATCAGACAATATTTTTTTATCGTGGACATCGAGGTATCCGCTTAACACCCAAGGGAGAACAATTTTATGAGATGGTATTAAAAATGCTACATCTCTATGAGAAATCCTTTGAAATCCTACAAAACCCACATGAGCAAAGGGGTCTACTACGTATAGGTTCTATGGAAACAACTGCAGCACTTCACTTACCCGGACTTTTAACCTCTTTTCATAAAGCCCATGAACAGGTAGATATTACAATACTAACAAATCCAACGCAGCAAAATATAGAACGATTAGAAAACTATGAATTAGATGGAGCCTTTGTAACAGGGCCAATTTATAAGGAAAATATTCTTGCAAAGGAATTTGTATGCGAGGAGCTAGTAGTCGTTTCATCCAGCAAGTATAGGCAGATTGAAAGCTTACGAGATTTAGAAAAAAGTACCTTGATTACTTTTCGCAATGGTTGCTCCTATCGAGCCATTTTAGAGCACTGGTTGCATGAGGATGGAGTGCGTCCACAAAATCGTATGGAGTTTGGCACACTTGATGGAATCATTGGCTGTGTTGCTGCGGGACTAGGTGTAACCTTATTACCAAGGGCAATTGCTCAAAAATATATGAAAACACAATCTTTATCCCTGCACATACTAACAACAAAGCAAGCTCAAGTGCCCACTTGGTTTATCTATCGCAATGATGAAGTACAATCACCTGTTCTAAAAGATTTCCTTGAAGCAATCGATGCATATGACTACCCATCGATGTAA
- a CDS encoding YbfB/YjiJ family MFS transporter yields the protein MNKQTFEYLIGGIFALVIAMGIGRFSYTVILPYMQETFAFSRATAGFLATSNYLGYLVGALVAGRLQLADKRIPFLQIALVMSILTTAFMGFTDTIMVWYVLRFLSGVMSAFIFVVAASLVLDQLARKGKAHLSGLFYSGVGIGIALSAIIVSPIHAIFNWNGTWIALALFCIILFIFIIIFIKPVTPSAQQKGSTAKASPKAPPAIWMKWLIIAYSLEGLGYIVTGTFIVSIAEESTSFHGDAAFVWFVVGVAAIPSCIVWSKLAQRYGYVRTLLISMLFQGLGIVLPAFATNTITLYISAFIFGATFMGITTVATTLARQISPVNSHQILGYLTAGYALGQMIGPSLAGALANYTNSYQYALFGATAVIVVGALCLISGLKYEKISSLETL from the coding sequence ATGAATAAGCAAACATTTGAATATTTAATTGGAGGCATATTCGCATTAGTGATTGCTATGGGGATTGGACGATTCTCTTATACAGTGATATTGCCATATATGCAAGAAACCTTTGCCTTTAGTCGAGCAACAGCAGGTTTCTTAGCCACTAGTAATTATCTAGGTTACTTAGTAGGGGCATTGGTAGCTGGTCGTTTACAACTAGCAGATAAGCGTATTCCTTTTTTACAAATAGCACTTGTCATGAGTATTTTGACAACAGCTTTCATGGGCTTTACAGATACCATTATGGTCTGGTATGTACTCCGGTTTCTTTCAGGCGTAATGAGCGCGTTTATCTTTGTAGTTGCTGCTAGCCTAGTGCTTGATCAATTAGCAAGAAAGGGCAAAGCACATTTATCTGGTCTTTTTTATAGTGGTGTAGGGATAGGTATTGCCTTAAGTGCGATTATTGTATCTCCCATTCATGCTATTTTTAATTGGAATGGAACATGGATTGCCTTAGCACTATTTTGTATCATATTGTTTATTTTCATTATAATTTTTATAAAACCTGTTACACCCAGTGCTCAACAAAAGGGGAGTACAGCCAAAGCTTCACCGAAGGCACCTCCTGCAATATGGATGAAATGGCTGATTATTGCCTATAGCTTAGAGGGGCTAGGCTATATTGTTACAGGGACATTCATCGTATCCATTGCAGAAGAGTCTACAAGTTTTCATGGTGACGCTGCATTTGTATGGTTTGTTGTTGGAGTTGCAGCAATTCCATCGTGCATTGTTTGGTCAAAACTGGCACAGCGCTATGGTTATGTTAGAACATTATTGATTTCCATGCTATTTCAAGGGCTTGGCATTGTATTACCAGCCTTTGCAACAAATACAATAACACTTTATATAAGTGCCTTTATTTTTGGGGCAACCTTTATGGGCATTACCACAGTTGCAACAACATTAGCGAGACAAATATCACCAGTAAATAGCCATCAAATATTAGGATATTTAACTGCTGGGTATGCCCTGGGACAAATGATTGGTCCTTCACTAGCAGGAGCATTAGCCAATTATACAAACAGCTACCAATATGCATTGTTTGGCGCAACAGCCGTTATCGTAGTTGGGGCCTTATGCCTTATTAGCGGATTAAAATATGAAAAAATTAGTTCTCTGGAAACACTTTGA